The following coding sequences lie in one Bacteroidales bacterium genomic window:
- a CDS encoding dTDP-glucose 4,6-dehydratase — translation MKKYLVTGAAGFIGANFVKYMLSKYDDIYIVILDKLTYAGNLGTIKNEIEDSRVEFVLGDICDKEKVSEIFSKYDIDYVVNFAAESHVDRSITNPQLFLETNILGTQNMLECAKQAWITGKDYKGYPTYKDGKKYLQVSTDEVYGSLSKDYDQPQQLEITDEEVKQVVKGRTDIKTYGDKYFTETTPLDPRSPYSASKTSADLIVRAYNETYKMPINITRCSNNYGPYHFPEKLIPLIIKNILEGKKLPVYGKGENVRDWLYVEDHAKAIDMVLNSGRVGEVYNIGGFNEETNINIVKLVIDTIARIMREEPSYQSVLKVPVEMINYDLITYVGDRLGHDMRYAIDPSKTARELGWYPETPFAVGIEKTIRWNLDNQDWVNEVASGDYQKYYDQMYKNR, via the coding sequence ATGAAAAAATATCTTGTAACAGGAGCCGCCGGTTTTATAGGAGCAAACTTTGTAAAGTATATGTTGTCGAAGTATGATGATATATATATAGTAATCCTTGATAAACTAACCTATGCAGGAAACTTAGGGACAATAAAAAACGAGATAGAGGATAGCAGAGTTGAGTTTGTGTTGGGAGATATATGCGATAAAGAGAAAGTATCAGAGATATTCTCTAAATATGACATCGACTATGTAGTAAACTTTGCAGCCGAGTCGCATGTTGACAGAAGTATCACCAACCCACAACTATTCTTAGAAACCAATATACTTGGAACTCAAAATATGTTGGAGTGTGCAAAACAAGCATGGATAACAGGAAAAGATTACAAAGGGTATCCAACATACAAGGATGGGAAAAAATACCTACAAGTCTCAACCGATGAGGTGTATGGCTCATTAAGCAAAGATTATGACCAGCCCCAGCAACTGGAGATAACTGATGAAGAGGTTAAACAAGTAGTAAAAGGAAGAACAGATATAAAGACATACGGAGATAAATATTTCACCGAGACAACACCATTAGACCCTCGTTCGCCATATTCAGCATCAAAAACAAGTGCCGACTTAATAGTTAGAGCATACAACGAAACATATAAGATGCCAATAAATATAACTCGTTGTTCTAATAACTACGGGCCATATCACTTTCCTGAGAAGTTGATACCTTTAATCATAAAGAATATACTTGAAGGAAAAAAACTTCCAGTATATGGCAAAGGAGAGAATGTTCGCGATTGGCTCTATGTTGAAGACCATGCAAAAGCCATTGATATGGTATTAAATTCAGGAAGAGTAGGAGAGGTATATAATATTGGAGGATTTAACGAAGAGACCAATATAAACATTGTAAAATTGGTAATTGATACCATTGCTCGAATAATGAGAGAAGAGCCATCATATCAATCAGTGTTAAAAGTACCAGTTGAAATGATAAATTATGATTTAATAACATACGTTGGCGACAGATTAGGTCACGATATGCGATACGCAATTGATCCCTCAAAAACAGCAAGAGAGTTAGGTTGGTATCCCGAGACTCCTTTTGCCGTAGGAATAGAAAAGACCATTCGTTGGAACTTAGATAATCAAGATTGGGTTAATGAGGTAGCAAGTGGAGACTATCAAAAATATTACGACCAAATGTATAAAAACAGATAA
- the rfbA gene encoding glucose-1-phosphate thymidylyltransferase RfbA: MKGIVLAGGSGTRLYPITKGVSKQMLPIYDKPMIYYPISVLMLAGIREILIISTPDDLQGFKRLLGDGSQFGVKFSYAEQPSPDGLAQAFIIGEEFIGNDSACMVLGDNIFYGQGFSKMLKNAVAKAENGEATIFGYWVNDPERYGVATFDEELNVTSIIEKPQNPKSNYAVVGLYFYPNRVVEIAKSIKPSARGELEITTVNNVFKDTQGLKISLLGRGFAWLDTGTHESLFDASNFIGTIERRQGLKVACLEEIAFRNRWITAKDVLAIAEPMKKNQYGQYLINLVEEYSK, translated from the coding sequence ATGAAAGGAATTGTATTAGCAGGAGGTTCGGGAACAAGATTATATCCCATAACAAAAGGAGTATCAAAACAGATGCTGCCTATATATGACAAGCCAATGATATACTATCCTATATCGGTGTTAATGTTAGCAGGGATACGCGAAATATTAATAATATCAACACCTGATGATTTGCAAGGCTTTAAACGCCTATTAGGAGATGGCTCACAGTTCGGAGTAAAATTTAGTTATGCTGAGCAACCATCACCCGATGGGTTGGCACAAGCATTTATAATAGGAGAGGAGTTTATAGGCAATGATTCAGCCTGTATGGTATTAGGAGACAACATATTTTATGGACAAGGATTCTCTAAAATGCTGAAAAATGCAGTAGCAAAAGCAGAAAACGGCGAAGCAACAATATTTGGATATTGGGTAAATGATCCAGAGCGTTACGGAGTGGCAACCTTTGATGAAGAGTTAAATGTAACCTCAATAATTGAAAAACCTCAAAATCCCAAATCAAACTATGCCGTAGTAGGATTATATTTCTATCCAAATAGGGTAGTTGAGATAGCAAAAAGTATAAAGCCGTCGGCGCGAGGAGAGTTAGAGATAACCACAGTGAATAATGTATTTAAAGATACGCAAGGATTAAAAATATCATTATTGGGACGTGGATTTGCTTGGCTTGATACAGGAACGCATGAATCTCTTTTTGATGCCTCAAATTTTATAGGAACAATAGAGAGACGACAAGGACTAAAAGTAGCATGTCTTGAGGAGATAGCCTTCCGTAATCGTTGGATAACAGCAAAAGATGTATTAGCTATTGCCGAACCAATGAAGAAAAATCAATATGGGCAATATCTAATAAATTTAGTAGAGGAGTATAGTAAATAA
- a CDS encoding WxcM-like domain-containing protein, which yields MDKKLYNINDCKVIELGKYYRPNGNLTAVEGANNQIGFDIKRVYYIYDVPATSDRGGHAHKELMQLIVAVSGSFDVLVDDGKKFKTVTLNRPNLGLLLPPGIWREIKNFSSGAVTLVLASAPYDEGDYVRSYTKFMDYRESIK from the coding sequence ATGGATAAGAAACTATATAATATAAACGATTGTAAAGTAATAGAGTTAGGTAAATATTACCGTCCCAATGGTAATCTTACAGCCGTTGAGGGAGCAAATAATCAAATAGGGTTTGATATTAAAAGAGTCTATTACATATATGATGTACCTGCAACCAGTGACAGAGGAGGTCATGCTCATAAGGAGTTGATGCAGTTGATAGTGGCAGTGAGTGGCAGTTTTGATGTCCTTGTAGATGACGGAAAGAAATTTAAAACAGTAACACTTAACCGTCCCAATTTGGGCTTACTTTTACCACCAGGAATATGGCGAGAGATAAAAAACTTCTCATCAGGAGCGGTAACATTAGTGTTGGCATCTGCACCATACGATGAAGGAGATTATGTTCGCAGTTATACAAAATTTATGGATTATAGAGAATCAATAAAATAG
- a CDS encoding WxcM-like domain-containing protein, producing the protein MALDKVKKVELPKVVDFRGNLSVIEELNQIPFEIKRVYWIYDVPGGEKRYGHAFKEQHEFIVALSGSFDIILNDGTEERVYTLNRSYNGVYIPNKIWRRIENFSTNSVALVLSSTHFSQDDYIDDYNEYLQYLKDNG; encoded by the coding sequence ATGGCACTTGATAAAGTAAAAAAGGTAGAACTCCCAAAAGTAGTTGATTTCAGAGGAAATCTATCAGTGATAGAAGAGTTGAATCAAATACCCTTCGAGATAAAACGAGTATATTGGATATACGATGTACCCGGAGGGGAAAAACGATATGGGCATGCCTTTAAGGAGCAACATGAATTCATAGTAGCTCTTTCAGGAAGTTTTGATATAATCCTAAACGATGGTACAGAGGAGCGAGTATATACTCTAAACCGTTCGTATAATGGAGTATATATCCCTAATAAAATATGGAGAAGAATAGAGAACTTCTCAACTAACTCAGTTGCATTAGTATTGTCCTCAACACATTTCTCTCAAGACGATTACATTGATGATTATAACGAATATCTGCAATATCTAAAAGACAATGGATAA